A stretch of the Lactuca sativa cultivar Salinas chromosome 9, Lsat_Salinas_v11, whole genome shotgun sequence genome encodes the following:
- the LOC111918063 gene encoding glutathione S-transferase T3-like, which yields MVPETQPTPPPPQRRKGEKQVRKGVAQPGRQKPTLWVPHEELVLVKAWVDISEDSIQGNAQPGEHFWFRILERFREELGKCDDYRTKHQLNSKFREIARGVSKINWLYNNLKTQRKSGQGDEEILQETLQFYLEEVGKPFKWHDCWKLLVRSPRWITYERDFIFGVQQSKRTKTGSNGYTTSSDARVGQDLNQDDELELEEIERPMGRDKAKRKGKGTSSSASDFSVDIDEMRKITSSFDRYNLNFSERLTFDKEKEETRKNERA from the coding sequence ATGGTTCCCGAAACTCAAccgacaccaccaccaccacaaagaCGTAAAGGGGAAAAACAAGTGCGCAAGGGTGTCGCACAACCAGGGAGACAAAAGCCGACACTATGGGTTCCACACGAAGAACTAGTTTTGGTCAAAGCTTGGGTTGATATTTCTGAAGATTCGATTCAGGGAAACGCACAACCGGGAGAACATTTTTGGTTTCGTATTTTAGAACGATTTCGAGAGGAGCTAGGAAAATGTGACGACTACCGTACGAAACATCAACTTAACTCGAAGTTTCGAGAAATAGCAAGGGGGGTTTCAAAAATTAACTGGTTGTACAACAACCTAAAAACCCAACGAAAAAGCGGCCAAGGCGACGAAGAAATACTTCAAGAAACGTTACAGTTTTACCTTGAGGAAGTCGGAAAACCATTCAAGTGGCACGATTGTTGGAAATTATTGGTCCGAAGTCCTAGGTGGATAACATACGAGCGAGATTTTATTTTTGGAGTCCAACAATCAAAACGAACGAAAACGGGCTCTAATGGTTACACAACCTCCTCCGATGCTCGAGTCGGTCAAGATTTAAATCAGGACGACGAACTCGAGCTAGAAGAAATTGAACGCCCAATGGGTAGGGACAAAGCGAAGAGAAAGGGAAAAGGGACTTCTTCGAGTGCATCTGATTTTAGCGTGGACATTGACGAAATGCGGAAGATAACATCGTCGTTTGATCGATATAATCTAAATTTCTCCGAACGTTTGACTTTCGACAAAGAGAAAGAAGAAACAAGGAAAAATGAGCGGGCGTAG
- the LOC111918026 gene encoding UDP-glycosyltransferase 88B1 encodes MESVVVMLPSLGIGHLISMVELGELILTHDPTFTIIILLTPAHYETKSTANYIKNVTSTTPSITFHNLPTLPHPPDTSTHFFDHVFQISKLYKPIIRDTLQTISEKSTIKAGILDFMSNDAFEVCTSFNIPTYYLFTGSAFGLNIMLYMRTLHENVSESFKDLRTYIQPPGTPPIYSLDMPMTMYDRNSNSYKSLLSVSENMAKSSGIIVNTFAKLEPKVMKAIADGECIPDGPTPPTYYVGPLIRDNSDDNSGDKCLKWLNLQPSKSVVVLIFGSMGKFKKDQLKEMAKGLEKSGQRFLWVVRSPPPENEKGHEFALKEPDLDDLLPAGFIERNKEKGLVVKNWAPQGEILRHESVGGFVCHCGWNSVLEAMHNGVPLVAWPLYAEQKMNRVYLVEGIKVALPLKMGEDGFVTAEELAERVRELMEEDSGKKLREHVSAISESAKAAVMEGGSSRVAVAEFVESMKSVRV; translated from the coding sequence ATGGAAAGTGTGGTGGTGATGCTCCCGTCTTTGGGAATCGGCCACCTTATCTCAATGGTGGAGCTCGGCGAACTCATTCTCACCCACGACCCTACATTCACCATCATCATCCTCCTTACTCCGGCACATTACGAAACAAAATCCACCGCAAACTACATCAAAAACGTCACCTCCACCACCCCTTCCATCACCTTCCACAACCTTCCTACCCTCCCTCACCCACCTGATACCTCCACCCATTTCTTCGATCATGTTTTCCAAATAAGCAAACTCTACAAACCCATCATCAGAGACACCCTCCAAACCATCTCGGAGAAATCAACCATTAAAGCCGGAATTCTTGATTTCATGTCGAACGATGCTTTTGAAGTCTGCACAAGCTTCAACATACCAACGTACTACTTGTTCACCGGAAGCGCTTTTGGCCTCAACATTATGTTGTACATGCGGACACTCCATGAGAACGTCTCTGAGAGCTTTAAAGATCTAAGAACTTACATCCAACCACCGGGAACACCACCCATTTATTCTCTCGACATGCCGATGACGATGTACGATAGAAATAGTAATTCTTACAAAAGCTTACTCAGTGTATCAGAAAACATGGCCAAATCCAGTGGTATTATCGTGAACACGTTCGCGAAACTTGAGCCAAAAGTCATGAAAGCGATTGCCGACGGCGAGTGCATACCGGACGGCCCAACTCCGCCAACTTACTACGTTGGGCCACTGATTCGAGACAATTCCGACGACAATAGTGGGGATAAGTGCTTGAAGTGGCTGAATTTGCAACCCAGTAAAAGCGTCGTGGTTCTGATTTTTGGTAGTATGGGGAAGTTTAAGAAGGATCAGTTGAAAGAAATGGCAAAAGGGCTAGAGAAAAGCGGACAAAGATTCTTGTGGGTGGTCCGGAGTCCACCGCCGGAGAACGAAAAAGGGCATGAATTTGCACTGAAAGAGCCGGATCTTGATGACTTACTTCCGGCGGGATTTATAGAACGGAATAAAGAGAAGGGTTTGGTAGTGAAAAACTGGGCACCACAAGGTGAAATACTGAGACATGAATCAGTGGGTGGGTTTGTATGTCATTGTGGGTGGAACTCAGTTCTTGAAGCTATGCATAACGGAGTGCCATTGGTGGCATGGCCGTTATATGCAGAGCAGAAGATGAATAGGGTGTATTTGGTCGAGGGAATCAAGGTGGCGCTGCCGTTGAAGATGGGGGAGGATGGGTTTGTGACGGCGGAGGAGTTGGCAGAGAGAGTGAGGGAATTGATGGAGGAAGATAGTGGAAAGAAGTTGAGGGAACATGTTTCGGCGATCAGTGAGAGTGCTAAAGCTGCGGTGATGGAGGGTGGTTCTTCCCGAGTTGCGGTGGCTGAGTTCGTCGAGTCAATGAAATCAGTACGAGTCTAG